ATTTACACGACGCGGCAGAGGATCTCGGTAAGTCTGGCAGGATGCGGCGATTTGGTTATGGATATCGCTGACATGATCTCCGGGTTAAACAATATATATGCGGACAGCATGAATTATTATTTAAAAAAAATGGGAACGGAGTATCTGGCTTCCCTTGAGGCGGTCCAAAGAAGCGTGATTAAAGAAAAGCTCGTGCGTCTGGGTATTGCCGATATTCCTGGAGAGCAAGATAATCGCGCCCCCGGTAACGGGCAAACGCCTATCCACCCGCAGACGAAGCGTCCGCCATTCGGGCCGTATCATCATACGCCGGACCCGGGCGACGACGATCCTTCGGTCGAAAACCCGTTACCGATTCCGAAACCTGCCGCAAGCTATGCCGGAATAAATGAGGCGCGCGAGGCCACGGCGGCACGGAGATTTGCCGAAAGTTATCTTGATGGCAGGCAGGTGCCTGTAGATTTTCCGCTAACAGATGATATCGTATCGCCAGGCCTTGGTGAGAGAGTGAAAAAAATAAGAAAAGCGTTTGGCGTATCGAAAATAGATTTTGCAGTAATGTTTGGTGTAACGCAAGGAGCAATAGATAGATGGGGGAAAGGCGGTACGCTTCCCAAATCATATAATATGATAGCCGCCTTTGCTGAAAAATATGGGATACCGATGAAGTATCTTCTTAAAGGTGAGGGCGAAGAAGAGGCATTGGAGTCGGCTAATAAGCATAAAGAAGAGTTTCGCCGCGGGGTACTACCGCAAGCACCTGCAAAAAAGCTACCGCGGGTTGACATGGCAAAACAGGAAAAGGCGGCGCAACGCTTTGCGGCTATTAGAGCGAACGAAGCGGCAGTCTTCGCGATTTTGAGCGAGGTGCCGGTAGATGTTATGGAGTGGGCGTTACCGCGGGCTAATATAGTCTCGTGCGCGTTTGCCAGGCGGTATAAAGAAAATGATAGATTGGTATATTGGTCGTATGCAATAGAAGGTTTTGCGCGAGCGTATCGTGCTTATGTCCTTAAAGGATGCGATGGTGGGAAACTGGATCCCCGTAGCGCGCGTTTTAAGAAAATAGCCGATGCCGCGATGAGAAACGCTATTGCTGATTCTGCAAGATGTAAGACTGGTCGAGGCCGATTCTTGAAGAGCGGAGTCTTTCTGTTTTCAGAAGCGTTTACCGGCAAGGATGCTTATGATGATAAAAGTTTTCGATCGGAAAATATCCTGGGCAAATCGGAATTGCCCGCGGATAAGTTTGATGAATCCGGCGTGCCTGAAGAGATACTCAGCATGCTACGCCGGGATGGTTTACCGGCGCTTATCCAGTCCGTTGATACGCTTACGTCGGGTGAGAGATTTGTCCTGGCAAGATTTATTAAAAACGATGAAGCAACATTAGAAAAAATTGCGCGGGAGATGAAGTGTGGCAAATCGTCAGTATTCAGAATATATAAAAGCGCTATCAATAAAATACAGGATTATGTTATGAAGAAGAACGCGCAAGCGCACTCAAAGATTGCCGCGCAACGCAAGGCTGTGGCGGAAGGCGTGGGCAAAGGCGACGCCGCCCCTCGACAGGCTCGGGACGGCGTCCTGAGTACGACAAAGAACGCCGTGGCGGCAATCCCGCCAAGCGGAATCAGCGAAGCTGAGGGGAAGGATGAAAAAGGGGTAGGGGGGAGAGAAAAGGGGGCAACTGTGGAAATAAAAGAGCGGGTTCTTTCCGATGAGCGGAACGCAACGAATGACGAAAGACGAAAGACGAACGACGAAATCACGATCGCCGTAGCCGATCTAATCGATACCGTCAAGGTCAGCGCTTACGGTATGAAGATGGGGGGGAGGGTGCAGAATGAGTGCCAGAATATAATGATCGCGCTGGAAGTCCCGGATGACGCGAAAGAGAACCCGATGCTCTTCGGTTCAGCCTTGCGGCAGGTTACGGACCGGCTAGAGCGGCAAGGCATCTTAGGCAACGGCAAGACCGTCAAAGTTAAGGTTGTCTGGGCGAAGTCGAGCGAATTATGTTCTACCATTTTAAGTGAGAATTCCGATTTTGGCGCTCCGGTATCAAATATAGTCGTATTGGGCAAGGAAGCGACATTCAACGGAGAAGAGTTTGCGCCTCTTAAAGGCAAGGCATTCTTTGCCTGCATCGATTTCACGGGCCGGCCGGATTATGCCAGAATATTGACGCTTGCGATGAAGCTTGCCTTCAACCTCGATTCTACTGGTAATCCTATCGTAAACTATGGCGATATCGAGATCCTCTGGATAGCTGATAAGGTCGCGAGATTACTGCCGAAGTCAGGAGCGATAGAGACAGGCAAGAAGGACGATCGGTTTAGGTTAGAGGTGCGCGAGCTCAAGCGTCAGGCGTAATTCCACCCCCTGGGGTGAAAACAGTAGAAATTTATCATATATTTTACCTGCTGAGTGAGGAAGTTTTTCATTTTCCTCATGAGGAAGGCCCGCAGGGATTCGTGCCGAGCGGGGCGTAAAAGTTCGAGCAGATGCGAGAACTTTTCTCGCAGTGAAATTTTACATGGCTAAAATTTCGCGTCCCGTGAGGCACAATCCCGAAAGGGCCTTCCTCTCGGGCATGAAAAATTTCCGAACGAAAATTCCCTTGACATAGCGGCCTTAGTATAGTATAAATATTTATACTTTCTTTTAAGGAGGGAAAGTGGGTTTATTGAATTGAACCCGCTTTTTTTATTGTCTTTTTAAGCACACATACTATGGATATATATGGAAATAGTCGATCGCGTTAACTCATTGATTAAAGGTTATTTAGAAGAAAACGGCATCGAACTTGTCGAGACGACATATCGTCGCGAGCAAGGCGGGATGGTTTTACGCCTATTAGTCGATACGCCGGAGGGCATAACGATAGACGAATGCGAGCGGTTAAATAACTATTTAAGCGAACTTATTGATAAAGAAGGAGTAATCGACGAACATTTTCTCCTGGAGGTCGCTTCTCCCGGACTCGACAGGGCGCTCGTTACCGATAGGGATTTTGCGTGGGTTATGGGCAAGGCGCTTGAGGTAAGCATGTATGAACCGGTGGATGGCAAGAGGGAGCACGAGGGTAAGCTTATGGGCATGGACAAGGATAGTATTGTTGTAGAAAATGACGGAATTAGCGTAGTGATTCCGAGAGCTAAGATAGCTAAAGCGAAACTGAAGATAGATTTTTAGCACACAGGAAGGTGGATACGATGAACGAAGAACTACTGACGGTATTGGAGCACATAGAGCGCGAGAAGGGGATCGAGAAAGAGTTTCTCTTCAAGGCGATAGAGTCTGCCCTTACGAGCGCGGCAAGGAAGATAATCGGCAATAAAGAGGCGGAAGTTGTCGCGACGATCGACAGGGCGACCGGAGCGATAAAGATATTGAGCGAAGGTAAGGAGATAAACTCCGACGAATTCGGCCGTATCGCCGCCCAGACCGCGAAGCAGGTAATAATACAGAAGATACGCGAGGCGGAGCGCGACATAGTATTCGAAGATTACACCAAGAGGGTTGGCACCATCACGAGCGGATCTGTGCACAGGTTTGAAAAGGGCGATATTATTATCGATCTTGGCAAGACGGAAGGTATCCTGTCGAAGTCACAGCAATGCCCGAAAGATCGCTACAAACAGGGCGACAGGGTAAGGGTGCTCATCCAGGAGGTTACGAAGACTTCCCATGGTCCGCAGATCATCCTTTCCAGGGCGGATCCTATGTTTGTAAAGAAACTCTTTGAAATAGAAGTTCCGGAAATAACCGAAAGCATAGTAGAGGTCAAGGCTATATCCAGGGAGCCGGGCGAGAGGACCAAGATAGCCGTATGGTCGAAGGATGATAAAGTTGATGCCGTCGGCGCATGTGTCGGTATGAGGGGCTCGCGCGTTAAGGATATCGTCCGCGAACTGCAGGGCGAGCGTGTCGATATAGTCCGATGGAGCGATGACCTTAAAGAATATATAAAGGCGTCCATGAGCCCAACCGAGATATCGGAGATAAAGATAGACAAGACGACGAAGAAGATAGAGATAGTCGTACCCGACGATCAGCTCTCCATAGGTATCGGTAAGCACGGGCAGAATATACGGCTCGCGTCCCGTCTTGTGGGATGGGAGATGGATATAAGGGGCAAGGAAGAAAAGAAGAAAGAGGTTGAAGAAGTTAAGGCGAAAGTTCTCGCCGAAAAAGAAGCCGCCGGAGAAGCCGCGATGGAAGAAGTGATTACTGCGGAAGAAGCCGCGCCGGTATCGGCGGAGAGCGAAAAAAAGCTTACGGAACTGGAGGGCGTGGGCCCGAAAGTCGAGAAACTGTTAAGGGCCGCCGGTTATGATACGGTCGACAAAGTCAAAATGCTAACAGCTGAGGATTTAACGAAGCTGGAAGGCATAGGTCTTAAGACGGCGGAAAAAATACTGAGGTCCGCGAAAGAGAGATAGAGCCCAAGCTTATGATAAAAAAACCTAAGACGAAGAGCGTTAAACCGAAGAAGGATATCGCGAAGTCCGCAGTTTCCGAAAAAGCTAAGGCGAAGAAGCCGGCCGCGAAGACTGTTTCCTCAAAGAAGAAGCCGGTCGTTAAAAAGAGTGTTGTGCCTGTCGAAAAACCGATCGATCCGATCATTGTGAAGAAGGCCGAACCGGCGGCGGTGAAACCTGTTGTGACGGCGAAACCCGTTGCGGCGGCGAAGCCTATTCTGTCGCCAAAACCCGTTGTGCCTGTGAAGCCGGCGGCAGTAGTAAAGCCCGTCGAGACGGTGAAGCCGGCTGTGTCGGTAAAGCCGGCCGTTAAGATCGAGGAGAAAATTGCGCAACCAGTCGCTAAAGTTCCTGAGATCAAAAAACCGGATGAGAAAATAGAAGCCGTAATAGCGAAAACCGCAGAACCTGTAAAACTTCCCGAAGAACCCAAGAAGCGAATTTTAGAGATAGAGCCCCCGATATCATTAAAAGATCTTGCCGCGAAGATAGGCGTCAAGCCTAATGAATTGATCGTGAATCTCATGGCTAAAAATATATTCGCCACCATAAATCAATCCCTTGGCGAAGAGATGCTAAAGGATGTGTTGCGGGGATACGATATTGAATTAAAAAGGCCGGCGAAGTTAGAAGACCAGGTTGTAAAAGAGCACAGGGAGCTCGAGGAGAAACAGGATATCAAACATCTCGCGTTGCGCTCCCCGGTAGTTACTTTTATGGGGCATGTCGACCATGGAAAGACGTCGCTTCTCGATTTTATACGAAAAACGCATGTCGCCGATAAAGAAAAAGGCGGCATAACACAGCATATAGGCGCTTACGAAGTAAAGGTTAAAAATGGGTCGGTTACATTTCTGGATACGCCGGGTCACGAGGCTTTTACCGCGATGCGCGCCAGGGGCGCAAACGCGACCGATATAGTGGTGCTCGTAGTCGCAGCGGACGACGGTGTCATGCCCCAGACAAAGGAGGCTCTGGATCATGCCAGGGCCGCTGGCGTACAGATAGTCGTAGCCATTAATAAGTGCGATCTTCCCGGCGCTAATGTCGAAAAAATAAAAGGACAGCTCGCCCAACTCGGACTTACCCCTGAAGACTGGGGCGGCAAAACGATAACGATGCCGGTTTCGGCGAAAACGGGCGAGGGTGTCGAGACGCTATTGGAAATGCTTTTACTCGAAGCGGAACTTTTGGAGCTCAAAGCGAATCCGGGGCTCAGGGCGCGCGGTGTCGTAATAGAAGGAAAGCTTTCCAGCGGACAGGGGCCTGTCGCGACGGTTCTGGTTAAGAACGGTACTTTGAAGCTCGGCGACATGGTTTTGACGGGTATGCATTATGGCAGGATCAAGGCTATGATGGACCATACCGGTAGCCGTATAAACGAGGCGCCGCCGTCGAAGCCGGTAACGATATTGGGCTTATCCGGCGTGCCGATGGCCGGCGATGAATTCTTCGTTGTAAAAGACGAGAAGAAAGCGCGGGTGCTTTCGCTCTTGAAACAAGACGAAGCGCGTTCGAAGAAACTTAAGATGTCCCAGAGAGTTACACTGGAAGATTTCTATAAACAGATGAAAGAGGGCGTAGCGAAGGAGCTTGCCATAGTAATGAAAGGCGATGTCCAGGGCTCCATCGAGGCGTTAAAAAAGTCGCTTGTTGATCTCGGTACGAAGGACGTAAAGATAGACATAGTTCACGCTGACGTCGGAACGATAAATGAATCCGACATCATGCTTGCCGTCGTTTCGAATGCGGTAGTTCTCGGGTTTAATGTTAAGATCGATGAGGGCGCCCAGGAACTCGCGGCTAAAGAAGGCATTGAAATAAAACTTTACGGGATAATTTACGAAGCGATACAGGATGTTATAGCGGCTATGGAAGGATTGCTTGAGCCGGTCTTGAAGGAAATATTCGTAGCCCGCGCGCAGGTAAAACAGGTTTTTAAAGTTACAAAGGCCGGAACGATAGCCGGGTCGATAGTTGTAAAAGGGAAGATGGTTAGGACGGGAGTCGCGAAACTTATACGCGACAAAAAGGTCGTATATGAGGGTAAGATATCGTCGCTTAAAAGATTTAAGGACGATGTTCGCGATGTCAATGAAGGCGTCGAGTGCGGTATAGGCTTAGACCGCCATGACGATGTCAGGGCAGGAGACCTTATCGAGGTATATTCTATCGAAAAGGTCGCCAGAAGGCTGGATTCCAAAAAATGAGCAAGAAGCGTATTCTAAGCGGGATGCGTCCGACGGGTAAATTGCACTTAGGCCATCTGGTCGGCGCGCTTAATAACTGGGTAAAATTGCAGGACGAATACCAGTGTTTTTACATGATAGCCGACTGGCACGCGCTTATGAGCGAGTACGAGGATCCTCGAAACCTGAAAGAATCGTGTTACGAGATGGTCAGGGATTTTGTAGCCTCCGGGCTCGATCCCGAAAAATCCGTGATATTCATCCAGTCGCATGTACCCGAACATCTGGAGTTGGCGATGGTGTTCTCGGACATCACGCCGCTGGCGTGGGTCGAACGGGTTCCGACATACAAAGAACAGCTTCGCGAGGTTAAGGGGCGCGACCTGACGACGTACGGATTTTTGGGCTACCCTGTTTTACAGGCGGCGGATATCGCCGTCTATCGCGCTAACGCAGTCCCTGTGGGGGTCGACCAGATTCCGCACCTGGAACTTACGCGGGAGATTGTGCGCAGATTTAACGGTCTATACAAGGAAGCAATATTCCCGGAGCCGGAGGCGATCCTGACAAAAACTCCGAAACTGCTCGGTCTCGATAATAGAAAGATGTCGAAGAGTTACGCAAATTTCATCGCGCTCTCGGATACTCCGGAAGTTATCAGAAAAAAGGTGAACGTTATGATAACCGATGCCGAGAGAGTGAAGCTACAGGACAAAGGGCATCCGGCAATCTGTAACGTATTCAGTTATTATGCTACATTTACGAAGCCGGAGAATCTTGCGAAGGTGAAGGACTGGTGTGAGGGCGCGCTCAAAGGCTGTACCGAATGCAAACGGGGCTTGGCGGACATTTTAATAGAAACGCTTGAGCCGATAAGGCAGAGGCGGGAAAAACTGTCCGATTCCCAGGTCGCGGACATAATCGCGGATGGCGATAAAAGAGCGCGAAAGATTACCGTCGAGACGATGGGTGAAGTCAGGCGCGTAGTTAATTTATTATGACATATAAAGTTAAACTTGATGTTTT
This genomic stretch from Candidatus Omnitrophota bacterium harbors:
- a CDS encoding helix-turn-helix domain-containing protein, which produces MHNIGIKIISAVLAIACLLTFSDVALCYDFIPVKAHDTLALDSQIRTAEFSAIFSELYIGHAIADACRLNITSENGVKDLITAHRSRLVGPAVSNRIGSFDLKNLQVRREGDSYYLTYTNALDGNRISCRYFVLPSNDSASNAIRICDFESSCVKRTVWMEVAGATSVPVKAGPLAAAESSVMDAKTLKGAGVMLKDEAPKPKPAGARLLEFAKKLESIHAEVKKRRRLRKGEHFWLIRAPKILRRAKLILDKDGPEEAFAQLVYMWKGLNSFAEKYKEYGRLTGIEFNPNEYEEFLVWWAKEIYPTKPGLALAVHLQLAKFSLDAIPLVLSISGRDSEMDIGMCALIDKYKVLLEEFYEDSLSLSESINDSTGAPNRIADWRLYLLAIHKIDKIIYNLGEVRQNILDTPEIPKKVSQYFLNDDSPLYRAQQHLVHVQHYAKMLQASSGENGPQPDQTRTQEGEPPLLGGGTGIYVIEQSIVKDAPEVTATLIRGNIVGGTMTKDEAVRLLVKMAITGNKDKCARIVAGLSELGYDIVFAYEEALEIAILWLDFGTAVDKMISYLRFYVKEDVHPELDKHRMQLAAGFYEVLDLFAGQSKGGIGEFANFYKVASPIRDRWMAYHKTIVDLAGLQLRSEENASRFHDHCYEIAGAILSPDEVRGTLDSVLQDAESLMSVYAPIISNAILNDHVIPEDGIGEISAFICDAQDLIYTTRQRISVSLAGCGDLVMDIADMISGLNNIYADSMNYYLKKMGTEYLASLEAVQRSVIKEKLVRLGIADIPGEQDNRAPGNGQTPIHPQTKRPPFGPYHHTPDPGDDDPSVENPLPIPKPAASYAGINEAREATAARRFAESYLDGRQVPVDFPLTDDIVSPGLGERVKKIRKAFGVSKIDFAVMFGVTQGAIDRWGKGGTLPKSYNMIAAFAEKYGIPMKYLLKGEGEEEALESANKHKEEFRRGVLPQAPAKKLPRVDMAKQEKAAQRFAAIRANEAAVFAILSEVPVDVMEWALPRANIVSCAFARRYKENDRLVYWSYAIEGFARAYRAYVLKGCDGGKLDPRSARFKKIADAAMRNAIADSARCKTGRGRFLKSGVFLFSEAFTGKDAYDDKSFRSENILGKSELPADKFDESGVPEEILSMLRRDGLPALIQSVDTLTSGERFVLARFIKNDEATLEKIAREMKCGKSSVFRIYKSAINKIQDYVMKKNAQAHSKIAAQRKAVAEGVGKGDAAPRQARDGVLSTTKNAVAAIPPSGISEAEGKDEKGVGGREKGATVEIKERVLSDERNATNDERRKTNDEITIAVADLIDTVKVSAYGMKMGGRVQNECQNIMIALEVPDDAKENPMLFGSALRQVTDRLERQGILGNGKTVKVKVVWAKSSELCSTILSENSDFGAPVSNIVVLGKEATFNGEEFAPLKGKAFFACIDFTGRPDYARILTLAMKLAFNLDSTGNPIVNYGDIEILWIADKVARLLPKSGAIETGKKDDRFRLEVRELKRQA
- a CDS encoding ribosome maturation factor RimP, translated to MEIVDRVNSLIKGYLEENGIELVETTYRREQGGMVLRLLVDTPEGITIDECERLNNYLSELIDKEGVIDEHFLLEVASPGLDRALVTDRDFAWVMGKALEVSMYEPVDGKREHEGKLMGMDKDSIVVENDGISVVIPRAKIAKAKLKIDF
- the nusA gene encoding transcription termination factor NusA: MNEELLTVLEHIEREKGIEKEFLFKAIESALTSAARKIIGNKEAEVVATIDRATGAIKILSEGKEINSDEFGRIAAQTAKQVIIQKIREAERDIVFEDYTKRVGTITSGSVHRFEKGDIIIDLGKTEGILSKSQQCPKDRYKQGDRVRVLIQEVTKTSHGPQIILSRADPMFVKKLFEIEVPEITESIVEVKAISREPGERTKIAVWSKDDKVDAVGACVGMRGSRVKDIVRELQGERVDIVRWSDDLKEYIKASMSPTEISEIKIDKTTKKIEIVVPDDQLSIGIGKHGQNIRLASRLVGWEMDIRGKEEKKKEVEEVKAKVLAEKEAAGEAAMEEVITAEEAAPVSAESEKKLTELEGVGPKVEKLLRAAGYDTVDKVKMLTAEDLTKLEGIGLKTAEKILRSAKER
- the infB gene encoding translation initiation factor IF-2 yields the protein MIKKPKTKSVKPKKDIAKSAVSEKAKAKKPAAKTVSSKKKPVVKKSVVPVEKPIDPIIVKKAEPAAVKPVVTAKPVAAAKPILSPKPVVPVKPAAVVKPVETVKPAVSVKPAVKIEEKIAQPVAKVPEIKKPDEKIEAVIAKTAEPVKLPEEPKKRILEIEPPISLKDLAAKIGVKPNELIVNLMAKNIFATINQSLGEEMLKDVLRGYDIELKRPAKLEDQVVKEHRELEEKQDIKHLALRSPVVTFMGHVDHGKTSLLDFIRKTHVADKEKGGITQHIGAYEVKVKNGSVTFLDTPGHEAFTAMRARGANATDIVVLVVAADDGVMPQTKEALDHARAAGVQIVVAINKCDLPGANVEKIKGQLAQLGLTPEDWGGKTITMPVSAKTGEGVETLLEMLLLEAELLELKANPGLRARGVVIEGKLSSGQGPVATVLVKNGTLKLGDMVLTGMHYGRIKAMMDHTGSRINEAPPSKPVTILGLSGVPMAGDEFFVVKDEKKARVLSLLKQDEARSKKLKMSQRVTLEDFYKQMKEGVAKELAIVMKGDVQGSIEALKKSLVDLGTKDVKIDIVHADVGTINESDIMLAVVSNAVVLGFNVKIDEGAQELAAKEGIEIKLYGIIYEAIQDVIAAMEGLLEPVLKEIFVARAQVKQVFKVTKAGTIAGSIVVKGKMVRTGVAKLIRDKKVVYEGKISSLKRFKDDVRDVNEGVECGIGLDRHDDVRAGDLIEVYSIEKVARRLDSKK
- the trpS gene encoding tryptophan--tRNA ligase, whose translation is MSKKRILSGMRPTGKLHLGHLVGALNNWVKLQDEYQCFYMIADWHALMSEYEDPRNLKESCYEMVRDFVASGLDPEKSVIFIQSHVPEHLELAMVFSDITPLAWVERVPTYKEQLREVKGRDLTTYGFLGYPVLQAADIAVYRANAVPVGVDQIPHLELTREIVRRFNGLYKEAIFPEPEAILTKTPKLLGLDNRKMSKSYANFIALSDTPEVIRKKVNVMITDAERVKLQDKGHPAICNVFSYYATFTKPENLAKVKDWCEGALKGCTECKRGLADILIETLEPIRQRREKLSDSQVADIIADGDKRARKITVETMGEVRRVVNLL